TTGGATTAAATAAAATTTCCTGCTGTTTGACTTATGGAAATTCGATACTTGATTTATTCAACGATTAAAAAAACGAAAAAATGGAACAAAAAGTACAAAATCGAGTAATCGAAAACATCTTTTTTTCTAATTTTTTTTTAATTCTACTTTCAATAGCTTTGAATATTGAAACGAATATTAAAATTGGTTTACCACTTAATTCGATAGCATATTATTCTTTTATTAGTTCCATCACGGTTTTATTTTATTTGTACGCTTATCGTGTTCCAAAACAAGTAAAAGCATCTCAAAATCCTCGTATTCAATTCTATATTGATCACCGAAAAAATATTCGATATTTTACTTATTTTTTACTTGTTGTCGCTTTTTGTTCAGGCTCAATTTTGGCAATCAGATGTTTACCAAATTATGATATTTTATCTTGGAAATGGTTTTTTGTTTTATTCTTTACAGCATTGTTGTCTTTCGGTTATTATGATTTGAAATTGGGAATTTCGTTGAGAAAAACGATGTTATTGAAACCTTTTTTAATTGGTTGGACATGGGCAATTACGACTGTTTTTTTACCTGTTTTATTCTTGATGTTAAAAAATAAAACACATTATATGATCGATGCAAAATTCTATTTTCTATTTTCTCAGACTTTTATGTATTGTGTTGTAAATGCAATTTTGTTTGATTTGAAAGATTATGAAGACGATAACAATCGAAATTTGAAAACATTTGTAGTGAAATATGGTTATCATTTTACATTAAATCGTATCATTTTACCTTTGATCTTTTTAGGTTTTTTAAGTTTTGTCCTTTTTGGTATTTGGTATGATTTGCCATTGCATCGAATTTTATTTATGTTAATCCCGATAATTTGTTTGGCAATTTTTACAGTGAGACTTCATCGTCCAAAACCTATTTTGTATTATTTAATTGCGATTGATGGAATGATTTTTTTCAAAGCAATTTGTGGAATTTTAAGCGTAATTTTATTTGAAGCCATGTTCAAGTTATAAGTGCAACTGGCCAAGTAGATTTTAGTTTTTCGATAGGGCTAATATAGCCAAACTTTCTTACTCTTCTATTGTTAATTAATTTTTCTATTTGTTTGATTCTTAGGTTACTTACTAAATTCAGGTCTGTTTTCTTTGGTAAAAATCTTCTTATCAAGCCTATTCTGTTCTCAACAGTTCCTTTATCTTGTGAGGTGTAGGGTCGAGTGAAATAGGTTTTGATATGGTGTTTTTCGGCTATTTGTTTGTGTCCGGCAAACTCTTTTCCGTTGTCAAAAGTCATGGTTTTGATCCAGCTGCTACCTATTCTGGATATTCTTTTATTGATTAATTCTTGAATGTTTTGAGCGTCTTTTCCTTGCAATTTGTCTAAGGTGGTTACCAAAGTTGCTCGGTCTGTCATCACTAATAGAGCTGATTTGTGGTCTTTCCCCATCATTAAATCGACTTCGATGTCTCCCAATCTTTCT
This portion of the Empedobacter stercoris genome encodes:
- a CDS encoding UbiA prenyltransferase family protein, with product MEQKVQNRVIENIFFSNFFLILLSIALNIETNIKIGLPLNSIAYYSFISSITVLFYLYAYRVPKQVKASQNPRIQFYIDHRKNIRYFTYFLLVVAFCSGSILAIRCLPNYDILSWKWFFVLFFTALLSFGYYDLKLGISLRKTMLLKPFLIGWTWAITTVFLPVLFLMLKNKTHYMIDAKFYFLFSQTFMYCVVNAILFDLKDYEDDNNRNLKTFVVKYGYHFTLNRIILPLIFLGFLSFVLFGIWYDLPLHRILFMLIPIICLAIFTVRLHRPKPILYYLIAIDGMIFFKAICGILSVILFEAMFKL